One region of Sandaracinaceae bacterium genomic DNA includes:
- a CDS encoding HD domain-containing protein: MPPSPTRAELLERIASDSCLATLLERVTPRIAGDPGHDVEHALRVARAGLLLGGEDVDPREMIAAALLHDVVNLPKDHPDRALASEQSEAVATEWLLELGFSEEAASRVGAAIRTHSFSRAEAPTSLLGEALQDADRLEALGVIGVFRTISTGSRMGAEYFHASDPWAEDRALDDRRYSIDHFFTKLFGLAATMRTEAGRHEAARRAEVMRELLEELSTELGVPLPTLR; encoded by the coding sequence ATGCCCCCCTCCCCCACGCGCGCCGAGCTGCTCGAGCGCATCGCGAGCGATTCGTGCTTGGCCACCCTGCTGGAGCGGGTGACCCCGCGCATCGCCGGGGACCCGGGCCACGACGTGGAGCACGCGCTGCGGGTGGCGCGGGCCGGGCTGCTGCTGGGCGGCGAGGACGTGGACCCGCGCGAGATGATCGCGGCCGCGCTGCTGCACGACGTGGTGAACCTGCCGAAAGACCACCCGGACCGGGCGCTGGCCAGCGAGCAGAGCGAGGCCGTGGCCACCGAGTGGCTGCTGGAGCTGGGCTTCAGCGAGGAGGCCGCGAGCCGGGTGGGGGCGGCCATCCGCACGCACAGCTTCAGCCGCGCCGAGGCGCCCACGTCGTTGCTAGGCGAGGCGCTGCAAGACGCCGACCGCCTCGAGGCGCTGGGCGTCATCGGGGTGTTCCGCACCATCTCCACGGGCTCGCGCATGGGCGCCGAGTACTTCCACGCCAGTGACCCGTGGGCGGAGGACCGGGCGCTCGACGACCGGCGCTACTCCATCGACCACTTCTTCACGAAGCTGTTCGGCCTGGCGGCCACCATGCGCACCGAGGCGGGCCGGCATGAAGCCGCGCGCCGCGCCGAGGTGATGCGCGAGCTCCTGGAAGAGCTGAGCACCGAGCTGGGCGTGCCGCTGCCCACCCTGCGCTGA
- a CDS encoding sigma-70 family RNA polymerase sigma factor — MTSRDEEQPQVGAEARGREAAELVAAAQAGDRRAFEALVLRYRPRIYALALHLTGSPSDADDITQDAFLRAYARLHEFEGRSQFFTWLYRIALHRALNVKRDRGRRPTAPLDDPRITAAIAVDAAGDPARTLELQEAYGQLLAAFDRLSPVLRTTVVLTTLQGMNYSEAAVVLETTEGTIAWRVHEARRKLREEITRLQKDPTPTIFQKRARRISHMRDKPEVWTVAIGQLLGDGGGHVA, encoded by the coding sequence ATGACGTCCCGCGACGAAGAGCAGCCCCAGGTGGGCGCCGAAGCCCGAGGCCGAGAGGCCGCGGAGCTGGTCGCCGCCGCCCAAGCGGGGGACCGGCGCGCGTTCGAGGCGCTGGTCCTGCGCTACCGGCCCCGCATCTATGCCCTGGCCCTGCACCTCACGGGCAGCCCCTCCGACGCGGACGACATCACCCAGGACGCCTTCCTGCGGGCCTACGCGCGGCTGCACGAGTTCGAGGGGCGCAGCCAGTTCTTCACGTGGCTGTACCGCATCGCCCTGCACCGCGCGCTCAACGTGAAGCGCGACCGGGGCCGGCGGCCCACGGCGCCGCTGGACGACCCGCGTATCACCGCCGCTATCGCGGTGGATGCGGCGGGAGACCCCGCTCGCACCCTCGAGCTGCAGGAGGCCTATGGGCAGCTGCTGGCGGCCTTCGACCGGCTGAGCCCCGTGCTGCGCACCACCGTGGTGCTCACCACGCTCCAGGGCATGAACTACAGCGAGGCGGCCGTGGTGCTCGAGACCACCGAGGGCACCATCGCGTGGCGCGTGCACGAGGCCCGCCGGAAGCTGCGCGAGGAGATCACGCGGCTGCAAAAGGACCCCACGCCCACCATCTTCCAGAAGCGCGCGCGGCGCATCAGCCACATGCGGGACAAGCCCGAGGTGTGGACGGTGGCCATCGGGCAGCTGCTGGGTGACGGCGGCGGACACGTCGCGTAG
- a CDS encoding rod shape-determining protein — protein sequence MLFDWLYGLFSNDLAIDLGTATTLIYVKGRGIVSCEPSVVAVQRDPRGGKKVLEVGKAAKEMLGRTPGSVVAVRPLRDGVIADFEITEAMLRYFINKAHNRSTLVRPRIIICVPFGITEVEKRAVKEAAEGARAREVYLIEEPMAAAIGAGLPITEPSGNMVVDIGGGTTEVAVISLAGIVYSQSVRVGGDKMDDAIIAYMKRKYNLLIGEQTAERVKCTIGNAHAGDETLTMEVKGRDLVAGVPKTVIVNGDEIRDALSEPINAIVEAVMTALERTPPELSADIVDKGIVLTGGGALLRNLDVLLREETGLPVMVADDPISAVVLGSGKVLDHPRLLKEVTIQ from the coding sequence ATGCTATTCGACTGGCTCTACGGACTCTTCTCCAACGACCTCGCCATTGACCTCGGCACGGCTACCACCCTGATCTACGTCAAGGGGCGTGGCATCGTGAGCTGTGAGCCGTCCGTGGTCGCCGTCCAGCGCGACCCGCGCGGCGGCAAGAAGGTGCTCGAGGTCGGCAAGGCCGCGAAGGAAATGCTCGGCCGCACGCCCGGTTCCGTCGTGGCTGTCCGGCCGCTGCGTGATGGCGTCATCGCCGACTTCGAGATCACCGAGGCGATGCTCCGCTACTTCATCAACAAGGCGCACAACCGGAGCACCCTGGTTCGGCCCCGCATCATCATCTGTGTGCCCTTCGGCATCACCGAGGTGGAGAAGCGCGCCGTGAAGGAAGCCGCCGAGGGCGCCCGGGCCCGCGAGGTCTACCTCATCGAGGAGCCCATGGCGGCCGCCATCGGGGCTGGCCTGCCCATCACCGAGCCCAGCGGCAACATGGTCGTGGACATCGGCGGGGGCACCACCGAGGTGGCCGTCATCTCGCTGGCCGGCATCGTCTACTCGCAGTCCGTGCGGGTGGGCGGCGACAAGATGGACGACGCGATCATCGCGTACATGAAGCGCAAGTATAACCTCCTGATCGGCGAGCAGACGGCCGAGCGGGTGAAGTGCACCATCGGCAACGCCCACGCCGGCGACGAGACCCTGACCATGGAGGTCAAGGGGCGCGACTTGGTGGCCGGTGTGCCCAAGACGGTCATCGTGAACGGTGACGAGATCCGCGACGCCCTGAGCGAGCCCATCAACGCCATCGTCGAGGCGGTCATGACCGCGCTCGAGCGCACGCCCCCCGAGCTGTCGGCCGACATCGTGGACAAGGGCATCGTCCTCACGGGCGGCGGCGCGCTGCTGCGCAACCTGGACGTGCTGCTTCGCGAAGAGACGGGCCTCCCGGTCATGGTGGCAGACGACCCGATCAGCGCCGTGGTGCTCGGCTCGGGCAAGGTGCTGGACCACCCCCGCCTGCTCAAGGAAGTGACGATCCAATAG